One genomic region from Thunnus maccoyii chromosome 16, fThuMac1.1, whole genome shotgun sequence encodes:
- the pals1a gene encoding protein PALS1, protein MTTSHLNGHVAGEGGGGGGDEDLRGGQQHREMAVDCPGELGSRTLPVRRSAQLERIRQHQEDLRRRREEEGRQMDLNASLRLKKLSQNPHIGIDNPTFLQDTYTPQQPPLGSQHTQALLELEELLLSLKQVRGCLSDQQSQNDIELVLALLNKSDFQSALKIHNAVANSMHRPSPPYPHTHQALQMAMEVRNVIQSSQNKEGLELHSLLSDTHIQSLLLAHDSIAETEMQPEPLPSQGETLTQWGGETVKIVRIEKAQDIPLGATVRNEMDSVVISRIVRGGAAERSGLLSEGDEILEINGIEIRGKDVNQVFDILADMHGLLTFVLIPSTQSKPPPVKESVVHVKAHFDYDPSDDPYVPCRELGLSFQKGDILHIISQSDPNWWQAYRDGDEDNQPLAGLVPGKSFQQQREAMKQTIEEDKEPEKSGKLWCAKKNKRKRKKLLYNAHRNDDIDNEEILTYEEMALYHQPANRKRPIALIGPTSCGQAELRQRLLNNQPERFAGAVPHTTRSRREGELSGRDYHFVSRQTFETELAAGKLIESGEFEKNLYGTSTDSVRQVINTGKICVLCLHTQALKVLRSSDLKPYIIFIAPPSQERLRALLAKDNKNPKPEELRDIIEKAREMEQSCGHLFDAIIVNTDQDKAYTELLRLINKLDTEPQWVPCSWLR, encoded by the exons ATGACAACCTCTCACCTGAACGGCCATGTCgctggagagggaggaggaggaggaggagatgaagatcTGAGGGGAGGACAACAGCATCGGGAGATGGCCGTGGACTGTCCGGGAGAGCTGGGGAGCCGGACGCTGCCCGTCCGACGATCTGCACAGTTGGAGAGGATACGACAGCATCag gaggACCTTCGTCGTcgtagagaggaggaggggcggCAGATGGACCTGAACGCCTCGCTCAGACTCAAGAAACTCTCCCAGAATCCCCACATCGGCATCGACAACCCCACATTCCTGCAGGACACATACACACCGCAGCAGCCGCCGCTAGGCAGCCagcacacacaagcactgtTGG AGTTGGAGGAGTTGCTGCTGTCACTGAAGCAGGTCCGGGGCTGTCTGTCCGACCAGCAGAGTCAGAATGACATAGAGCTGGTTCTTGCACTACTAAACAAG TCTGACTTCCAGTCAGCGCTGAAGATCCATAATGCGGTGGCCAACAGCATGCACCGACCCTCTCCTccatacccacacacacaccaggcgCTGCAGATGGCAATGGAG GTCCGGAATGTCATCCAGTCAAGTCAGAACAAAGAGGGACTCGAACTCCACAGCctgctgtcagacacacacatccag TCGTTGCTTCTGGCACATGACAGCATAGCAGAGACAGAAATGCAGCCTGAACCACTGCCCTCCCAGGGAGAGACGCTGACCCAGTGGGGAGGAGAGACTGTGAAGATTGTTCGCATAGAGAAGGCCCAAGACATACCACTG GGAGCGACTGTTCGTAATGAAATGGACAGTGTTGTGATCAGTCGTATCGTTCGAGGCGGAGCAGCTGAACGCAGCGGACTTTTATCAGAAGGAGATGAAATATTGGAGATAAATGGCATAGAGATCAGAGGGAAAGATGTCAACCAAGTCTTTGATATTCTT gcGGACATGCACGGCCTCCTGACCTTTGTTCTCATTCCCAGCACTCAGAGCAAACCTCCTCCTGTCAAAGAGTCAGTG GTACATGTGAAGGCACATTTTGACTATGACCCATCAGATGACCCCTACGTGCCGTGCAGAGAGCTGGGCTTGTCCTTCCAGAAAGGAGATATTCTCCAcatcatcagtcagtcagaccCCAACTGGTGGCAGGCTTACAGGGATGGAGACGAGGATAACCAGCCTCTTGCTGGACTGGTACCAG ggaagagtttccagcagcagagagaagccATGAAACAGACCAtagaagaagacaaagagcCTGAGAAGTCTG GGAAGCTGTGGTGTGCAAAGAAgaacaagaggaagagaaagaagctGTTGTACAACGCTCACAGGAATGATG ATATCGATAACGAGGAGATTCTCACCTATGAGGAGATGGCTCTGTACCACCAGCCGGCCAATAGGAAGCGGCCGATTGCACTGATCGGTCCAACCAGCTGCGGGCAGGCGGAGCTCAGGCAGAGACTGCTCAACAACCAGCCGGAACGGTTTGCTGGAGCTGTGCCTC ACACCACACGGAGCCGTAGAGAAGGCGAGCTGAGTGGTCGAGACTACCACTTCGTGTCTCGTCAGACGTTTGAGACAGAGCTGGCAGCAG GGAAGCTGATAGAGTCTGGCGAGTTTGAGAAGAATCTGTATGGGACCAGCACAGACTCTGTGAGACAGGTCATCAACACTGGCAAAATCTGTGTGCTCTGTCTACACACACAG gctCTAAAGGTGCTCAGGAGTTCAGACCTGAAACCTTACATCATCTTCATAGCTCCACCCTCCCAGGAAAGACTCAGAGCCCTGTTGGCTAAAGACAACAAGAACCCCAAG CCTGAGGAGCTGCGTGACATCATCGAGAAAGCTCGGGAGATGGAGCAGAGCTGCGGTCACCTGTTTGACGCCATCATCGTCAACACAGACCAGGACAAAGCCTACACAGAGCTGCTACGACTCATCAACAAACTGGACACTGAACCCCAGTGGGTGCCCTGCTCCTGGCTgcgctga